Proteins encoded in a region of the Limanda limanda chromosome 17, fLimLim1.1, whole genome shotgun sequence genome:
- the LOC133022900 gene encoding growth hormone secretagogue receptor type 1-like has translation MDLMEEDYVSCGVENCSKPDFWRNCSNQDCQEEETMAEFIVFVIFGLLGNTLTLLVVWLHPNMRSTAHLYLSSMAVSDLLILLLLALDLLMVWTDLDIGVFACKLIIFLSECCIFCTILHITFLSLERYLVVCRPITSKMLVTHRRTWALIGCLWLGAALSVAPFSVMMEVDHKGQEDAMEICILSPSPLSSGLGLAILIIYNLYVLVPLCILGLVYILIGRTLRLRPQRSSKDNSHRHAVKMLGVIFLAFVLCWLPYIVALTMNYGSLTAGSNSTHNYILTDTFLYFFVFAWILSRLSAAINPLVYNLMSARMIIGVAMLLLYS, from the exons ATGGATCTAATGGAGGAGGATTACGTGAGCTGTGGAGTTGAAAACTGTAGCAAGCCAGACTTCTGGAGAAACTGCTCCAACCAAGACtgtcaggaggaggaaacaatggCTGAATTTATCGTGTTTG taATCTTCGGCCTTCTTGGAAACACACTGACTCTTCTGGTGGTTTGGCTTCACCCAAACATGAGAAGCACCGCCCACCTCTACCTGAGCAGCATGGCTGTTAGTGACCTGCtgatcctcctgctgctggctcTTGATCTATTGATG GTCTGGACAGACTTGGACATAGGAGTCTTTGCCTGTAAGCTGATCATATTCCTCTCAGAGTGCTGCATCTTCTGCACCATCCTCCACATCACCTTTCTCTCCCTGGAGAGGTACCTGGTTGTTTGCCGTCCAATCACCTCCAAGATGCTGGTGACACATCGCAGAACctgggctctgattggctgcctctGGCTGGGAGCGGCTCTCAGTGTAGCACCATTTTCTGTCATGATGGAAGTGGATCATAAGGGACAAGAGGATGCAATGGAAATATGCATATTATCACCATCCCCATTGTCCTCGGGCCTCGGGTTGGCCATATTAATTATCTACAACCTGTATGTCCTGGTACCCCTGTGCATCCTGGGACTGGTCTACATCCTGATTGGACGGACTTTGAGGCTCCGTCCACAAAGAAGCAGTAAAGACAATAGTCACCGACACGCAGTCAAGATGCTGG GAGTGATCTTCTTGGCCTTCGTCCTGTGCTGGCTGCCATACATCGTCGCTCTGACCATGAACTATGGTTCTTTGACAGCTGGTTCTAACAGTACACACAATTACATACTGACTGACACATTCCTTTATTTTTTCGTGTTTGCCTGGATCCTCTCCCGTCTCAGTGCTGCCATCAACCCTCTGGTGTACAACCTGATGTCCGCCAG GATGATTATTGGTGTAGCCATGTTGTTGCTGTACTCTTGA